GGCCGCCACTGCGGGCCCCGCGCCTGCCCTCCCCCGTGCTGCCGGCCCGGCGAGCGGCCGCGGGCCAACAGCGGCGAGGAGCGGCCCAGACGGGCACCACACTGGCCAATAGCTATACCGAGAGTGGGCGGGGCTAAGGAAGCCAtacccccttcccttcccaagGCACCCCTATGGCCTCTCAGCCAATCATCGAGCTCTTCGGACGTGAGTGGCAGTACAGCTAACCAATGGAAAGTCTCGCTGCTCTAAGCCCGCCTTTCAGGCGCATGCGCACAGAAGCCGCGCAGCGCCGCGCCCGCTGTGCGTTGCTGAAATGCATCCGGCTGCCCGTGACAGCGTCAAGGGCGGCGTCCGCCCTGAGGGCGCCCCGCTGCCGTCACAGCGATAGAGCAGCGCCGGCGTGGGCTTCAGAGCGCCCCTCGCAGCTGCGCGCAGGGCTGTGGGACGTTTGAGGGACAGTGTTGCTGCTGCGGTACGTGATCCCCTGCGGAACGCCTTGTGTGCGGCCGCGGCGCCGGGGGGGGCGAAGAACGGCGGCGGGCGCGGCTGGGCCCCCTGGGGGGTgctgaggcagggctggggctgaggaggCGGCCCAGGGGGTGAGGAGAGGGCTGGGAGGGCAGCTCAGAGGCTGAGAGGGTGGCTGGGAGGCGGCCcaaggggtgaggagggacCTGGGAGGGCGGCTGAAGGGCTGAGGCGGGGGCTGGGAGGCtgaggcaggggctgggggcGACCGAGGGGCTGAGGCTGGGCCGGGGACTTGGAAGGGGGGCCCACGGGCTGAGGCTGGGTCTGGGAGGGCGACtgaggggctgaggagggggctgggagggtgAGGGTGAGGCTGAGGCAGGGGCTGAGAGGATGAGGCAGGGGCTGAAGTAGGGGCTGAGTGAGGGGTTAAGGCCGAGGCTGACCGGTTAAGGTGGGGGCTGGAGAGGCGGCCGAGGGGGTGAGaagggggctgggagggtgAGGTGGGGGCTGAGGTAGTGGTGGAGGGAGTGAGTGAGAGGTTAAGAGGGCAGCCAGGGCTGAGGCTGCGGCTGAGGTGTGGGCAGAGGGGATTAAGGTGGAGGCTGAGGCGGGGCTGCGTGAAGGGTGGAGGTGGGGGCAAAGGGTTAaggctggggctgaggggctggTGTCTGGGCTGGCTGAGGCTGAAGGCCTTTCTCCTTGCAGGCGCTGCTGTGGGAAGAGCATGGGGCCAGCAGAGACAGTGCAGAAGATCAGCATTAACACCGAGAGCAGCCCCCGGGGTAGCGAGAGGAACAGCTCTGGGGTGGCAGGTGCTGAGAGAGTTCCCCCCGGCAGCTGGAGGCAGAAGTGTGCAGCCTATGTGCTGGCCCTCAGACCGTGGAGTTTCAGTGCCTCCCTCACCCCTGTGGCCCTGGGCAGCGCTCTGGCATACCGGGCCCAGGGAACACTGGACCCGGGGCTGCTCGTGGGCAGCGCTGTCACTGTTCTGGCTGTGCATGGAGCCGGCAACTTGGTGAACACCTACTACGACTTCTCCAAAGGCATCGATCACAAGAAGAGCGATGACAGGACTTTGGTGGACCAGATTTTAGAGCCTCAGGACGTAGTCCGGTTTGGAGTCTTCCTTTATACGGTGGGCTGTATCTGTGCTGCTGGGCTCTATGCTGTCTCAACGCTCAAACTGGAGCACCTTGCCCTGATTTACTTTGGAGGACTTTCCAGCTCTTTCCTTTATACTGGAGGTAATGTAccattatatatatttatactggAGGTGATATGCCATTTGATGTGAATCTCAATGTAAATGTGACAGAACTGGTTGACTTGTCAAGGTTATCTAGAATATGGAAGTGATCTAACTGGAcaactgcaataaaaatacatggCAGTATTTCCTGGAGTACAGGTACATAAAGTTgtattcataaaatcatagaatggtttgggttggaagggacttttatgggtcatccagtccaaactccgtgcaggaacagggacatctttaaccagatcaggtaTTCTTTGCCATTGGTTGTTGGAAGGTATGGAAAGAGCCAGACTAGGTTCTTCAGTTGGAAAGTGGTGTTGAGACataattatttacaaatatgGTTTTAGATGCTCATCAGAACTTTGTTGAAACTTTTCATAATGTGCATCTCTTATCCCTCACTGCTATAGCTCACTGCATATGTACTTTTCCATTGATGGAGTCTTACTTTGttttggaatgttttttttgttgttctctaAATGGAGTTTCATTGGAATATGGAACAGTATGTGTTTGCTCTTAAGAGgaggatatttttgttttcctgtgttggATAGAGACAATCATAATgaataggaaaggaaagaggaactCTGCTTCAAACTGTCAAACTTTCAGACAGTTACGTTAGTTTCCTTGAATGAACCTTGTCAGTTTTGCActtttttctgagcattttatgtatttcttcagGATCAGGTTCTGGTATGCATGATCACACTAAAAAGTACCATATTTCTATAGATTGCTGCAGAAATGGGCACTTCCATATGTGAAGATGGGTGTTAGTAGCTGACCCTTAGCTTCTGTTATATTCTTTGACTGGAGAAACTCAGAAGCTGCATTTCCTTTATTATTCTtgggggaataaaaaaagagaaaataagtttcTTAGACATAGTTACGTGTGCGTTGGTCATTTTACCACATTTCTTTAGGAAGGGCTCATCTGTTATATTATCCATTCTCTTCTGTTGTTTGAGTTGCTTTACAATGCTTCATTTTATTCTTATGTCTTGCCACAGGGATTGGATTTAAATATGTTGCACTCGGAGACGTGGTGATCCTGATCACCTTTGGGCCTCTGGCTGTCATGTTTGCCCACGCTGTGCAGGTTGGGTATCTGTCTGTCTCGCCCCTGCTCTACGCTATCCCATTAGCTCTCAGTACTGAGGCCATCCTGCACAGCAACAACACCCGGGACATGGATTCTGACCAGCAGGCGGGCATTGTCACCTTGGCTATCCTCATCGGCCCCGCGTTCTCCTATGTTCTCTACACTGTGCTGCTCTTCTTGCCCTACctgattttctgtgtgctggCCACGCGCTATA
This genomic stretch from Cuculus canorus isolate bCucCan1 chromosome 21, bCucCan1.pri, whole genome shotgun sequence harbors:
- the UBIAD1 gene encoding ubiA prenyltransferase domain-containing protein 1, giving the protein MGPAETVQKISINTESSPRGSERNSSGVAGAERVPPGSWRQKCAAYVLALRPWSFSASLTPVALGSALAYRAQGTLDPGLLVGSAVTVLAVHGAGNLVNTYYDFSKGIDHKKSDDRTLVDQILEPQDVVRFGVFLYTVGCICAAGLYAVSTLKLEHLALIYFGGLSSSFLYTGGIGFKYVALGDVVILITFGPLAVMFAHAVQVGYLSVSPLLYAIPLALSTEAILHSNNTRDMDSDQQAGIVTLAILIGPAFSYVLYTVLLFLPYLIFCVLATRYTISMALPLLTIPMAFSLERQFRSQNFNKIPQRTAKLNLLLGLFYVFGITLAPPGALPKL